In Octopus bimaculoides isolate UCB-OBI-ISO-001 chromosome 21, ASM119413v2, whole genome shotgun sequence, a single window of DNA contains:
- the LOC106884122 gene encoding zinc finger protein 271: protein MCKTYHCNICDKSFSQKHYLDTHRSIHKGVKPYHCDICNKSFSRTGDLTTHKRIHTGEKPYHCDICGKSFSRSSHLPTHKRIHTGEKPYHCDICGKTFSQTQVLTIHKRIHTGEKPYHCDICGKSFSQSGGLSTHRRTHTGEKPYQCDICGKSFSRGSYLTTHKRIHTGEKPYHCDVGGESFITTVALRAHKFTHTEKPYHCDICGRSFSRSSHLPTHKRIHTGEKPYHCDICGKTFSQTKDLTRHKRIHTGEKPYHCDICGKSFSVSGQLTDHKRTHTGEKPYHCDICGKSFSQCGGLTNHIRIHTREKPFHCNICGKLFSRTGDLTMHKRIHTGEKPYNCDICGKSFSQSGQLTDHKRTHTGEKPYHCDICGKSFSQCGGLTNHKRIHTREKPFHCNICGKLFSRNGDLTMHKRIHTGEKPYDCDICGKSFSRSGQLTDHKRTHTREKPYHCDICGKSFSHRGGLTNHKRIHTREKPFHCNICGKLFSDSNNLVRHKRIHMVEE, encoded by the coding sequence ATGTGTAAAACATACCACtgtaatatttgtgataaatcattctctcaaaaacaTTACCTAGATACTCACAGAAGTATCCATAAAGGagtaaaaccatatcattgtgatatctgtaataaatcattctctagaactGGTGATTTAACTacgcacaaacgcattcatacaggagagaagccatatcactgtgatatctgtggtaaatcattctctagaagtaGTCATTTACCTACTCACAAACGAAtccatacaggggagaagccatatcattgtgatatttgtggtaaaacattctctcaaaCACAGgtcttaactatacacaaacgcattcatacaggagagaagccatatcactgtgatatctgtggtaaatcattctctcagagtgGTGGCTTAAGTACTCACAGACGaactcatacaggtgagaagccatatcagtgtgacatCTGTGGCAAATCCTTTTCTCGTGGTAGttacttaactacacacaaacgaatccatacaggagagaaaccatatcattgtgatgttggtggtgaatCATTCATTACAACTGTAGCCCTAAGAGCTCACAAATTCACCCATactgagaagccatatcactgtgatatctgtggtagatcattctctAGAAGTAGTCATTTACCTACACACAAACGAAtccatacaggggagaagccatatcattgtgatatttgtggtaaaacattctctcaaacaaaggacttaactagacacaagcgcattcatacaggggagaagccatatcactgtgatatctgtggtaaatcattctctgtaagtgGTCAGTTAACTGAccataaacgtactcatacaggagagaagccatatcattgtgacatctgtggtaaatcattctctcagtgTGGTGGATTAACTaatcacatacgtattcatacaagagaaaaaccatttcactgcaatatctgtggtaaattgttCTCTAGAACTGGTGATTTAACTatgcacaaacgcattcatacaggagagaagccatataactgtgatatctgtggtaaatccttctctcaaaGTGGTCAGTTAACTGAccataaacgtactcatacaggagagaagccatatcattgtgacatctgtggtaaatcattctctcagtgTGGTGGATTAACTaatcacaagcgtattcatacaagagagaaaccatttcactgcaatatctgtggtaaattgttCTCTAGAAATGGTGATTTAACTatgcacaaacgcattcatacaggagagaagccatatgactgtgatatctgtggtaaatccttctctcgaAGTGGTCAGTTAACTGAccataaacgtactcatactagagagaagccatatcattgtgacatctgtggtaaatcattctctcatcgTGGTGGATTAactaatcacaaacgtattcatacaagagagaaaccatttcactgcaatatctgtggtaaattgttCTCTGACTCAAATAATTTAgttagacacaaacgtattcatatgGTAGAGGAGTGA
- the LOC128246985 gene encoding zinc finger protein 271-like: MENEMCENKAQYNTQRQRMNFPNDIKMEKRKISYRCDICNKSFYYKCNFTTHRRIHTGEMPYDCDVCGESFFQRSELTAHKHIHTGEKPHHCDLCGKSFFRNSELTKHRRIHTGEKPYHCDVCGKSFSWVSSLTNHKRTHTGEKPYDCDICGKSFFLSSNLTYHKHIHTGEKPYDCRICGRSFFQSSELTVHRRSHTGEKPYHCDICGKSFSQSSSLTYHKYIHTGEKPYDCDVCGKSYSISGHLTAHKRIHTGEKPYDCDICGKSFSVSSHLTIHKRIHTGEKPYHCDVCGKSFSVSSHLTDHKRTHTGEKPYDCDICGKSFSGSSALTKHRRIHTGEKPYHCDICGKSFSQSGNLTCHKRIHTGEKPYDCRICGKSFFQSSELTVHRRIHTGEKPYHCDICGKSYSVSSNLTYHKQIHTREKPYGCRICGKSFFRSRNLTIHRRIHTGEKPYHCDICGKSFSQSGSLTYHKRIHTGEKPYDCDICDKSFFRSSDLTIHRRVHTGEKPYECDICGKSFFLSSNLTYHKYIHTGEKPYDCRICGKSYSGSSNLTYHKRTHTGEKPYDCDICGKSFPVSSHLTRHKRIHTGEKT; the protein is encoded by the coding sequence ATGGAAAACGAAATGTGTGAAAACAAAGCCCAATATAATACACAGAGGCAAAGGATGAATTTccccaatgatattaagatggaaaaGAGGAAAATATCATATCGGTGTGATATTTGTAACAAGTCATTCTATTATAAATGTAACTTTACAactcacagacgtattcatacaggagagatgcCATATGACTGTGATGTGTGTGGGGAATCCTTCTTTCAAAGAAGTGAGTTaactgcacacaaacatattcatacaggagagaagccacatcacTGTGATCTCTGTGGCAAATCGTTCTTTCGAAATAGTGAGTTAACTAaacacagacgtattcacacgggagagaagccatatcactgtgatgtctgtggtaaatcattctcttgggTAAGTAGCTTAACTAAccataaacgtactcatacaggagaaaagccatatgactgtgatatctgtggtaaatccttctttCTAAGTAGTAACTTAACTTaccataaacatattcatacaggagagaagccatatgactgtcgtatctgtggtagatcattctTTCAAAGTAGTGAATTAACTGTACACAGAcgtagtcatacaggagagaagccatatcactgtgatatctgtggtaaatcattctctcaaagtagtagCTTAACTtaccataaatatattcatacaggagagaagccatatgattgtgatgtctgtggtaaatcatactcTATAAGTGGTCACTTGACtgcacataaacgtattcatacaggagagaagccatatgactgtgatatctgtggtaaatcattctctgtaagtagTCACTTGactatacataaacgtattcatacaggagagaagccatatcactgtgatgtctgtggtaaatcattctctgtaagtagTCACTTAACTGAccataaacgtactcatacaggagaaaagccatatgactgtgatatctgtggtaaatcattctctggaagcaGTGCTTTGACTAAACacagacgcattcatacaggagagaaaccataccattgtgatatctgcggtaaatcattctctcaaagtggtaACTTAACTTgccataaacgtattcatacaggagagaagccatatgactgtcgtatctgtggtaaatcattctttcaaagtAGTGAATTAACtgtacacagacgtattcatacaggagagaagccatatcactgtgatatctgtggtaaatcatactcTGTAAGTAGTAACTTAACTTACCATAAACAGattcatacaagagagaagcCATATGGCTGTcgcatctgtggtaaatcgttctttCGAAGTCGTAATTTAACtatacacagacgtattcatacaggagagaagccatatcactgtgatatctgtggtaaatcattctcgcaAAGTGGTAGCTTAACTTaccataaacgtattcatacaggagagaagccatatgactgtgatatctgtgataaatcattctttcGAAGTAGTGACTTAACTATACACAGACgtgttcatactggagaaaagccatatgaatgtgatatctgtggtaaatccttctttCTAAGTAGTAACTTAACTtaccataaatatattcatacaggagagaagccatatgactgtcgtatctgtggtaaatcatactcTGGAAGTAGTAACTTAACTTAccataaacgtactcatactggagagaagccatatgactgtgatatctgtggtaaatcattccctgtAAGTAGTCACTTGACtagacataaacgtattcatacaggagagaagacATGA
- the LOC106884123 gene encoding zinc finger protein OZF, with product MEDEFCEKPIQIKTESETIDFPDEILKEVEKISYHCDICGKSFSHRGNLTSHKRIHTGEKPYHCDICGKSFSQKHHLSRHKYIHTRGKPYCCNICGKTFTEKSRLTLHQCIHTGEEPYHCDICGKSFCNRNALTGHKRIHTREKSYHCDICGKSFSYNFRLTNHRTIHTGEKPYDCDIRGKSFSQKCNLSTHKNILTGERQYYCDICGKSFSQKLRLANHKNIHTGEKPYLCDVCGKSFSHATVLTVHKRIHTGEKPYHCEICGKSFSQKYCLSKHISVHTGEKRYHCDICGKSFTIKSNLMRHKNIHTGVKLHYCNICGKSFSQNDLTKHKRTHTGEKPYHCDICGKSFSSSSDIIKHKRVHTGEKPYFCNICGKSFSESSSLSSHKRVHTGERPYHCDICGKTFSRSSSITNHKRIHTGEKPYQCDICCKSFSQKGQLTTHKYIHTKVNKFSK from the coding sequence ATGGAAGATGAATTCTGTGAGAAACCAATTCAAATTAAAACAGAGTCAGAAACAATTGATTTTCCTGATGAGATACTGAAGGAAGTAGAGAAAATatcataccactgtgatatctgtggtaaatcattctctcatagagGTAATCTAACTagtcacaaacgcattcatacaggagagaaaccatatcattgtgatatctgtggtaaatcattttctcaaaaacaTCACCTAAGTCGTCACAAATACATCCACACAAGAGGTAAACCTTATTGCTGTAATATCTGTGGCAAAACCTTTACTGAAAAAAGTCGCTTAACCCTACACCaatgcattcatacaggagaggaaccatatcattgtgacatctgtggtaaatcattctgtaaCAGAAATGCCTTAACaggtcacaaacgtattcatacaagagagaaatcatatcattgtgatatttgtggtaaatcattctcttataaCTTTCGCCTAACTAATCACAGAACAatccacacaggagagaaaccatatgactgtgatattcgtggtaaatcattctctcaaaaatgtaatttaagtACTCACAAAAATATTCTTACAGGAGAGAGGCAATactattgtgatatttgtggtaaatcattctctcaaaaactTCGTCTGGCTAATCACAAAAATatccatactggagagaagccatatctctgtgatgtctgtgggaaatcattttcCCATGCAACTGTACTAACTGTACACAAAcggattcatacaggagagaagccataccactgtgaaatttgtggtaaatcattctctcagaaataTTGCCTGTCTAAACACATAAGTGTccatactggagagaaacgatatcactgtgatatttgtggtaaatcattcacaaTTAAAAGTAACCTAATGAGacacaaaaacattcacacagGAGTAAAGCTGCATTACTGTAATatatgtggcaaatcattctctcaaaatgacTTAACAAAGCACAAACGGACACATAccggagagaaaccgtatcactgtgatatctgtggtaaatctttctcttcaAGCAGTGACATAATTAAACATaagcgtgttcatacaggagaaaaaccatatttctgtaatatatgtggtaaatctttctctgaaaGTAGTTCCTTATCTTCTCATAAGcgtgttcatacaggtgagaggccatatcactgtgatatttgtggtaaaacattctctaggAGTAGTTCCATAACTAAtcataagcgtattcatacaggagagaaaccctatcaatgtgatatctgttgtAAATCATTCTCACAGAAAGGGCAAttaactacacacaaatacattcatacaaaagtaaataaattttcaaagtaa